A stretch of the Actinotalea sp. JY-7876 genome encodes the following:
- a CDS encoding carbohydrate ABC transporter permease, giving the protein MSADVAARPARAGASGKARGPEAGGRGGARVVVRYVLLVLLGLLFVSPLIFMIVTSFKTRGEAGGIPPSWIPDPFTTQAYESILSAPGTPVLRWFANSLVAALANAAIVVTTAALAAYALARMEFRGRGLVFGMIIATLFVPPVILIIPNYLIVGELGWLNTLAAVIVPTAASAFGVFFLRQFFVSIPDELEEAARLDGATPVQIFLRVVMPLSRPALATLALLAILTNWNDFLWPVYVLFSPELQTLPAGLSTLQSANAVRYDLLMAGAVIASVPVLLLFVFLQRFIIEGVSRSGLKG; this is encoded by the coding sequence ATGAGCGCCGACGTCGCCGCCCGGCCCGCGCGCGCGGGTGCCTCCGGCAAGGCCCGCGGACCCGAGGCCGGCGGCAGGGGCGGGGCGCGCGTCGTCGTCCGCTACGTCCTGCTCGTGCTCCTCGGGCTGCTCTTCGTCAGCCCGCTGATCTTCATGATCGTGACCTCGTTCAAGACGCGCGGGGAGGCCGGCGGCATCCCGCCGTCGTGGATCCCCGACCCGTTCACGACGCAGGCGTACGAGTCCATCCTCAGCGCGCCGGGCACCCCCGTGCTGCGGTGGTTCGCCAACAGCCTCGTGGCGGCGCTCGCCAACGCCGCGATCGTCGTGACCACGGCGGCGCTGGCGGCGTACGCCCTCGCGCGCATGGAGTTCCGGGGCCGCGGGCTCGTCTTCGGGATGATCATCGCCACGCTGTTCGTGCCGCCGGTCATCCTCATCATCCCCAACTACCTCATCGTGGGGGAGCTGGGCTGGCTCAACACCCTCGCCGCCGTGATCGTGCCGACGGCGGCGTCGGCGTTCGGCGTCTTCTTCCTGCGGCAGTTCTTCGTCAGCATCCCCGACGAGCTCGAGGAGGCGGCGCGCCTCGACGGCGCGACCCCCGTGCAGATCTTCCTGCGCGTCGTCATGCCGCTCTCGCGGCCCGCGCTCGCGACGCTGGCGCTGCTGGCGATCCTCACCAACTGGAACGACTTCCTGTGGCCGGTCTACGTGCTCTTCAGCCCCGAGCTGCAGACGCTGCCCGCCGGCCTGTCCACGCTGCAGTCCGCCAACGCCGTGCGCTACGACCTGCTCATGGCCGGCGCCGTCATCGCGAGCGTGCCGGTGCTGCTGCTCTTCGTGTTCCTGCAGCGCTTCATCATCGAGGGCGTCTCGCGCTCGGGCCTCAAGGGATGA
- a CDS encoding carbohydrate ABC transporter permease, whose protein sequence is MTTTRVAAPGDTADALQHGRRAPRRGVAKHGKATPWFFLAPYLLLFGTFVIAPVVLGAWISLHRWDYTLPGKPFVGLENYAALFDPGSIPFEDFWNSMRATAIFTVGSVPLLLVLPLVVALVMNTKFPGRNLFRAVYFAPYVLGVAVVAVLWRYLLDNNIGLVNYYLGRLGLPDDTAWTTSTPAAWIALVGVTVWWTLGYNAVIYLAALQDIPRELYEAARVDGANAWQQFRHVTVPGLRPVLVFITMITIIASANMFGQSYLITQGGPGRETRTAIYQIAEVGLRQYQMGSAAAMSYVLTAALMVLSVIVFWLFRERKSS, encoded by the coding sequence GTGACGACGACGCGCGTCGCGGCGCCCGGGGACACCGCGGACGCCCTGCAGCACGGCCGCAGGGCGCCGCGGCGTGGCGTCGCCAAGCACGGGAAGGCCACGCCGTGGTTCTTCCTGGCTCCGTACCTGCTGCTGTTCGGCACGTTCGTCATCGCGCCGGTGGTGCTGGGGGCGTGGATCAGCCTGCACCGGTGGGACTACACGCTGCCCGGCAAGCCGTTCGTCGGGCTCGAGAACTACGCCGCGCTCTTCGACCCCGGCTCGATCCCCTTCGAGGACTTCTGGAACTCGATGCGGGCGACCGCCATCTTCACGGTCGGGAGCGTGCCCCTCCTGCTCGTGCTCCCGCTGGTCGTGGCCCTGGTCATGAACACGAAGTTCCCCGGGCGCAACCTGTTCCGGGCCGTCTACTTCGCGCCCTACGTGCTCGGCGTCGCCGTCGTCGCGGTGCTGTGGCGGTACCTCCTCGACAACAACATCGGTCTCGTCAACTACTACCTGGGCCGGCTCGGCCTGCCGGACGACACCGCGTGGACCACGTCGACACCCGCCGCGTGGATCGCGCTCGTCGGCGTCACCGTCTGGTGGACGCTCGGGTACAACGCCGTGATCTACCTCGCGGCGCTGCAGGACATCCCACGCGAGCTCTACGAGGCCGCCCGCGTCGACGGCGCCAACGCGTGGCAGCAGTTCCGCCACGTCACCGTGCCCGGGCTGCGGCCCGTCCTCGTGTTCATCACCATGATCACGATCATCGCCTCGGCGAACATGTTCGGGCAGTCGTACCTCATCACGCAGGGTGGCCCCGGACGCGAGACCCGGACCGCGATCTACCAGATCGCCGAGGTCGGGCTGCGGCAGTACCAGATGGGCTCGGCGGCCGCGATGAGCTACGTCCTCACGGCCGCGCTCATGGTCCTCAGCGTCATCGTCTTCTGGCTGTTCCGCGAGAGGAAGTCGTCATGA
- a CDS encoding LacI family DNA-binding transcriptional regulator yields MARTRLQDVAELAGVSIKTVSNVVNGKGTITAQTRSRVEDALARLQYRPNVAARHLRRGNSGMVAVALPELTQPYFAELASELVRAAKRRHLTVLLAQTEGQAASERAISDGIDMPLMDGLVLSPLALTAEDLRHRVDDTPLVLLGEHLGDEAAFPHVAIDNRAAARAATEHLVALGRRRVAAIGAKHAGGPADATPAETATLRLEGYRQALDAAHLPWRPELVGAVHDFHRADGADAMRALLDLPEPPDAVFCFNDLLALGALRALQDRGLTSPGDVAVVGIDDIEEGRYSVPTLTTVAPDKRALAEAAIDLLLDGPRPPGAAQVVVGHRLVVRESTGAPTGEGTAP; encoded by the coding sequence GTGGCGCGCACCCGGCTGCAGGACGTCGCCGAGCTCGCGGGCGTCTCCATCAAGACCGTCTCCAACGTCGTCAACGGCAAGGGGACGATCACCGCCCAGACGCGCAGCAGGGTCGAGGACGCGCTGGCCCGGCTGCAGTACCGGCCCAACGTCGCGGCCCGCCACCTGCGGCGGGGCAACAGCGGCATGGTCGCGGTCGCGCTCCCCGAGCTCACGCAGCCCTACTTCGCCGAGCTCGCGTCCGAGCTGGTGCGCGCCGCGAAGCGCCGCCACCTCACGGTCCTGCTCGCGCAGACCGAGGGCCAGGCGGCGTCCGAGCGCGCCATCAGCGACGGCATCGACATGCCGCTCATGGACGGCCTCGTGCTGAGCCCGCTCGCGCTGACCGCCGAGGACCTGCGGCACCGGGTCGACGACACACCCCTCGTCCTGCTCGGCGAGCACCTGGGCGACGAGGCGGCGTTCCCGCACGTCGCGATCGACAACCGCGCCGCGGCGCGGGCGGCCACCGAGCACCTCGTCGCGCTCGGCCGCCGCCGGGTCGCCGCGATCGGCGCGAAGCACGCCGGCGGGCCGGCGGACGCCACGCCGGCCGAGACGGCGACGCTCCGGCTGGAGGGATACCGCCAGGCGCTCGACGCCGCGCACCTGCCCTGGCGGCCCGAGCTCGTCGGCGCGGTCCACGACTTCCACCGCGCCGACGGCGCCGACGCGATGCGCGCGCTGCTCGACCTCCCCGAGCCGCCCGACGCCGTCTTCTGCTTCAACGACCTGCTCGCGCTCGGCGCCCTGCGTGCGCTGCAGGACCGCGGGCTCACCTCGCCGGGCGACGTCGCGGTCGTGGGCATCGACGACATCGAGGAGGGCCGCTACTCCGTGCCCACGCTCACGACCGTCGCGCCCGACAAGCGCGCGCTCGCCGAGGCCGCGATCGACCTGCTGCTGGACGGCCCCCGCCCGCCGGGTGCCGCCCAGGTCGTCGTCGGGCACCGGCTGGTGGTCCGCGAGAGCACCGGCGCACCGACGGGCGAGGGGACGGCGCCATGA
- a CDS encoding glycoside hydrolase family 43 protein → MRRRVAAAGAAACLVLLAGCGGAAGDSPGDAVGTEEPTPSPGEDPAHAANPVIDDDFPDPDVLEVDGTYYAYATEGNLRNVRVASSTDLVEWTALDDALPELPAHVIPGRTWAPEVAQIQPGRFVLYYTATNFRPSVQCIGVAVADAPQGPFEPVGDGMLVCPDAEGGAIDASTFVDPADGTPYLLWKNDGNCCGLDTWLQIAPLTPDGTALVGEPVRLVQQDQPWEGDLVEAPTLVERDGTYVLLYSANDYGGENYATGYATASSALGPYTKAEDPLLTTDTFDGRYVGPGGQDVVVGPDGSDLLVFHSWYGGTGYRGMNVLPLTWSDGVPTVTP, encoded by the coding sequence GTGCGCCGTCGCGTCGCGGCCGCCGGGGCCGCGGCGTGCCTCGTCCTGCTCGCCGGCTGCGGCGGCGCGGCGGGTGACTCGCCGGGTGACGCGGTCGGGACGGAGGAGCCGACGCCCAGTCCCGGCGAGGATCCCGCCCACGCGGCCAACCCGGTCATCGACGACGACTTCCCGGACCCGGACGTGCTCGAGGTCGACGGCACCTACTACGCGTACGCGACCGAGGGGAACCTGCGCAACGTGCGGGTCGCCAGCTCGACGGACCTCGTCGAGTGGACCGCGCTCGACGACGCCCTGCCGGAGCTGCCGGCGCACGTCATCCCGGGCCGGACCTGGGCGCCCGAGGTCGCCCAGATCCAGCCCGGTCGGTTCGTCCTGTACTACACGGCCACGAACTTCCGGCCCTCGGTCCAGTGCATCGGCGTCGCCGTCGCCGACGCCCCGCAGGGCCCGTTCGAGCCGGTGGGCGACGGCATGCTCGTCTGCCCGGACGCGGAGGGCGGCGCCATCGACGCGTCGACGTTCGTCGACCCGGCGGACGGCACGCCGTACCTGCTGTGGAAGAACGACGGCAACTGCTGCGGTCTGGACACCTGGCTGCAGATCGCGCCGCTCACCCCCGACGGCACCGCCCTGGTGGGCGAGCCCGTGCGGCTGGTCCAGCAGGACCAGCCGTGGGAGGGGGACCTCGTCGAGGCGCCGACGCTCGTCGAGCGGGACGGCACCTACGTGCTGCTCTACTCGGCGAACGACTACGGCGGCGAGAACTACGCGACCGGGTACGCGACGGCGTCGTCGGCGCTCGGGCCGTACACCAAGGCCGAGGACCCCCTGCTCACCACCGACACGTTCGACGGCCGCTACGTCGGGCCGGGCGGGCAGGACGTGGTTGTCGGACCGGACGGCAGCGACCTCCTGGTGTTCCACTCCTGGTACGGCGGCACCGGCTACCGCGGGATGAACGTGCTCCCGCTGACGTGGTCCGACGGCGTGCCCACCGTCACGCCCTGA
- a CDS encoding glycoside hydrolase family 2 protein yields the protein MSTTAALHLRASQGDGTYPRPQLVRPAWADLCGTWDFAADPDDVGRDERWHDVAPGGAGEAGTGGTGTGGAGADPFTRRITVPFPPESPASGIGDPHCHVVWYRRTLTAADLERAGFRAQGERLLLHLGAVDHAADVWLGGVHLGRHVGGQTPFSVDVTPVVAAHGPGLALVVRAEDDPLDVAQPRGKQDWQPEPHSIWYHRTTGIWQPVWLEAVPRLHVAELAWRTDVAAGAVHATVRLGARPREAVVVRVRVAHDGDVLAEGSVRTDERDVRLAVDLPTQHNGQRHEELLWSPEHPTLLDAWVEVHPAAGGAPGDVVASYLGMRSVAVAHGAFLLNDRPYPLRSVLEQGYWEESHLAAPSPQALRREVELIKELGFNSARVHQKAEDPRFLFWADRLGLTLWGETANAYAFSARAVQLLTTEWAEIVRRDLSHPSIVTWVPLNESWGVQHIAHDPAQRHYSLGLAHLTRALDPTRPVVSNDGWEHTDSDIWSVHDYAARGEELRERYGTPEAVRALLGGIGPAGRRMRVVDVPDRGQPVMLTEFGGVSYAGGRDDAWGYSTATSDEDFEARIGDLLDAVRACAPLAGFCWTQLTDTGQETNGLLHADRTPKLPVETLRRLVTGEQ from the coding sequence ATGAGCACGACGGCGGCGCTGCACCTGCGCGCGAGCCAGGGTGACGGCACCTACCCGCGGCCCCAGCTGGTCCGCCCGGCGTGGGCGGACCTGTGCGGGACCTGGGACTTCGCGGCGGACCCCGACGACGTCGGCCGCGACGAGCGCTGGCACGACGTCGCGCCGGGTGGCGCGGGCGAGGCCGGCACGGGCGGAACGGGCACGGGCGGCGCGGGCGCCGACCCGTTCACGCGGCGCATCACGGTGCCGTTCCCGCCGGAGTCCCCGGCGTCAGGCATCGGCGACCCGCACTGCCACGTCGTCTGGTACCGGCGCACGCTCACGGCCGCCGACCTGGAGCGCGCGGGCTTCCGCGCCCAGGGCGAGCGCCTCCTGCTCCACCTGGGCGCCGTCGACCACGCGGCCGACGTGTGGCTGGGCGGCGTGCACCTCGGGCGGCACGTCGGCGGGCAGACGCCGTTCAGCGTCGACGTCACGCCGGTCGTCGCGGCGCACGGCCCCGGCCTGGCGCTCGTGGTGCGCGCGGAGGACGACCCGCTCGACGTCGCGCAGCCGCGCGGCAAGCAGGACTGGCAGCCCGAGCCGCACTCGATCTGGTACCACCGCACGACCGGGATCTGGCAGCCCGTCTGGCTCGAGGCCGTCCCGCGGCTGCACGTCGCCGAGCTCGCCTGGCGCACCGACGTCGCCGCGGGGGCCGTGCACGCGACGGTGCGGCTCGGCGCGCGGCCGCGCGAGGCCGTCGTCGTGCGGGTGCGCGTGGCGCACGACGGGGACGTGCTCGCGGAGGGCTCGGTGCGCACCGACGAGCGCGACGTCCGGCTCGCGGTGGACCTGCCGACCCAGCACAACGGGCAGCGGCACGAGGAGCTGCTGTGGTCGCCCGAGCACCCCACCCTCCTGGACGCCTGGGTCGAGGTGCACCCCGCGGCCGGCGGCGCGCCGGGCGACGTCGTCGCGTCCTACCTCGGGATGCGCAGCGTCGCCGTCGCGCACGGGGCCTTCCTGCTCAACGACCGGCCCTACCCCCTGCGCTCCGTGCTCGAGCAGGGGTACTGGGAGGAGAGCCACCTCGCCGCTCCGAGCCCGCAGGCGCTGCGGCGCGAGGTCGAGCTCATCAAGGAGCTCGGCTTCAACTCGGCGCGCGTGCACCAGAAGGCGGAGGACCCCCGGTTCCTGTTCTGGGCGGACCGGCTGGGCCTGACCCTCTGGGGCGAGACGGCCAACGCCTACGCGTTCTCCGCGCGGGCGGTGCAGCTGCTCACGACCGAGTGGGCCGAGATCGTCCGGCGGGACCTCTCCCACCCGAGCATCGTCACGTGGGTGCCGCTGAACGAGAGCTGGGGCGTGCAGCACATCGCCCACGACCCGGCGCAGCGCCACTACTCGCTGGGCCTGGCGCACCTCACGCGCGCGCTGGACCCGACCCGCCCCGTGGTGTCGAACGACGGCTGGGAGCACACGGACTCCGACATCTGGTCGGTGCACGACTACGCCGCGCGGGGCGAGGAGCTGCGGGAGCGGTACGGGACGCCCGAGGCGGTGCGGGCGCTGCTCGGCGGCATCGGCCCGGCCGGCCGGCGGATGCGCGTCGTCGACGTCCCCGACCGCGGGCAGCCGGTGATGCTCACCGAGTTCGGCGGGGTGAGCTACGCGGGCGGGCGCGACGACGCCTGGGGCTACTCGACGGCGACGTCGGACGAGGACTTCGAGGCGCGCATCGGGGACCTGCTCGACGCCGTGCGCGCGTGCGCGCCG
- a CDS encoding Gfo/Idh/MocA family protein → MTIQPSAFDPGPPDHPLRFALVGTGWRAEFFRRMAALLPERFTLVGAVSRTDERGAEVERRWGVPTYRTVGGLLAAQRPELVVVSVPWAVTPGVVTDLVDAGVPVLAETPPAPDADGLRALWSRVGGSGLVQVAEHSPFLPGHQARAAVLRQGAIGEVTHVQISSTHQYHAVAVIRRLLGVGHEPVTVTARRLEAPLVDPQDRAGWTGATAPVSRSTVLATLDWGGGRSALYDFTDNQWHNPLRVDRLLVRGSHGELLDDRVTRWVDPTTVVTSPIVRTQSGVGQDMDGFDLQHLTFEGRVVHRNRFEGARLADDDIAVAELLDRSRAWVRDEAGPPYPLAEGSQDHLVALTIQEAAATGATLTTPPPPWS, encoded by the coding sequence ATGACGATCCAGCCCTCGGCGTTCGACCCGGGCCCGCCCGACCACCCGCTGCGCTTCGCCCTCGTCGGCACGGGCTGGCGGGCCGAGTTCTTCCGGCGCATGGCGGCGCTCCTGCCGGAACGGTTCACCCTCGTGGGCGCGGTCTCGCGCACCGACGAGCGCGGCGCCGAGGTCGAGCGGCGCTGGGGGGTGCCGACGTACCGCACGGTCGGAGGGCTGCTCGCCGCCCAGCGCCCGGAGCTCGTCGTCGTCTCCGTGCCGTGGGCGGTGACGCCCGGCGTGGTCACCGACCTCGTGGACGCGGGGGTGCCCGTGCTCGCCGAGACTCCGCCGGCCCCCGACGCCGACGGACTGCGGGCCCTGTGGTCGCGCGTCGGCGGGTCCGGCCTCGTGCAGGTCGCCGAGCACAGCCCGTTCCTGCCCGGGCACCAGGCGCGGGCCGCGGTGCTGCGGCAGGGGGCGATCGGCGAGGTCACGCACGTCCAGATCTCCTCCACGCACCAGTACCACGCGGTCGCGGTCATCCGGCGCCTGCTCGGCGTCGGGCACGAGCCGGTGACCGTCACGGCGCGGCGGCTCGAGGCGCCGCTCGTCGACCCGCAGGACCGCGCCGGGTGGACGGGGGCGACGGCGCCCGTCTCGCGCAGCACCGTGCTGGCGACGCTCGACTGGGGCGGGGGCCGCAGTGCGCTCTACGACTTCACCGACAACCAGTGGCACAACCCGCTGCGCGTGGACCGCCTCCTGGTCCGCGGCAGCCACGGCGAGCTGCTGGACGACCGCGTCACACGCTGGGTGGACCCCACGACCGTCGTGACGAGCCCGATCGTGCGCACGCAGTCCGGCGTCGGCCAGGACATGGACGGCTTCGACCTGCAGCACCTGACGTTCGAGGGCCGCGTCGTCCACCGCAACCGCTTCGAGGGCGCCCGCCTCGCCGACGACGACATCGCCGTCGCCGAGCTGCTCGACCGGAGCCGCGCGTGGGTGCGCGACGAGGCCGGGCCGCCCTACCCCCTGGCCGAGGGCAGCCAGGACCACCTGGTCGCCCTGACGATCCAGGAGGCGGCTGCCACCGGCGCCACCCTCACCACCCCGCCACCCCCCTGGTCCTGA
- a CDS encoding ABC transporter substrate-binding protein has translation MRTTTPTRRRRLGAGALTASAALVLAACGGGMTPEDAAGGGDGESAEFTGEYTGPDIELSYWNGFTGGDGPFMQEMVDQFMAEHDNITIVPNTIQWADFYQRVPAAVNAGEGPDVGVMHLDQLATNAARNVIVPLDAVAEQLELTEDDFSEEVWQAGIYDDQRYGIPLDVHSLAMFYNTEHFAAAGITEPPTDGESFMAALDALQAAGYEQPFWMPARWPGHLMFLTLLQQNGGGAYGEEEATFGGAEGVEALEWMRGMVDEGYSPSDVAQDSQYVAFKNGETSITWDGIWQINDLEESGMPYALAPVPTIFDEEAFWANSHQFFMTKQATQDEDKLAASQVFLAWMSEHSADWAGAGMIPARESVQEEGLAGTAQEPIAALLDKVRFLPAIPGLGQVTTETMEQAVADAVLGQAEAGAALEQGQSQATELMAENAESFGG, from the coding sequence ATGAGAACCACGACCCCCACCCGTCGACGTCGGCTCGGCGCCGGCGCCCTGACCGCCTCGGCTGCCCTCGTGCTCGCCGCCTGCGGCGGCGGCATGACGCCGGAGGATGCCGCCGGCGGCGGTGACGGCGAGTCCGCCGAGTTCACCGGCGAGTACACCGGCCCCGACATCGAGCTCTCCTACTGGAACGGCTTCACGGGCGGTGACGGCCCGTTCATGCAGGAGATGGTCGACCAGTTCATGGCCGAGCACGACAACATCACCATCGTCCCCAACACGATCCAGTGGGCCGACTTCTACCAGCGCGTGCCCGCCGCCGTGAACGCGGGCGAGGGGCCGGACGTCGGCGTCATGCACCTCGACCAGCTCGCGACCAACGCCGCGCGCAACGTCATCGTCCCCCTCGACGCCGTCGCCGAGCAGCTGGAGCTCACCGAGGACGACTTCAGCGAGGAGGTCTGGCAGGCCGGCATCTACGACGACCAGCGCTACGGCATCCCGCTTGACGTGCACTCGCTCGCGATGTTCTACAACACCGAGCACTTCGCCGCCGCCGGCATCACGGAGCCGCCGACGGACGGCGAGTCCTTCATGGCGGCGCTCGACGCGCTCCAGGCCGCGGGCTACGAGCAGCCCTTCTGGATGCCCGCTCGCTGGCCGGGCCACCTGATGTTCCTCACGTTGCTGCAGCAGAACGGCGGCGGGGCCTACGGCGAGGAGGAGGCGACCTTCGGCGGCGCCGAGGGCGTGGAGGCGCTGGAGTGGATGCGGGGCATGGTCGACGAGGGCTACAGCCCTTCCGACGTCGCGCAGGACTCGCAGTACGTCGCGTTCAAGAACGGCGAGACGTCGATCACCTGGGACGGCATCTGGCAGATCAACGACCTCGAGGAGTCGGGCATGCCCTACGCCCTGGCCCCGGTGCCCACGATCTTCGACGAGGAGGCCTTCTGGGCCAACTCCCACCAGTTCTTCATGACGAAGCAGGCGACGCAGGACGAGGACAAGCTCGCCGCGTCGCAGGTCTTCCTCGCGTGGATGAGCGAGCACTCGGCCGACTGGGCCGGGGCCGGGATGATCCCGGCGCGCGAGTCGGTGCAGGAGGAGGGCCTCGCCGGCACGGCGCAGGAGCCGATCGCCGCGCTGCTGGACAAGGTCCGCTTCCTGCCCGCGATCCCCGGCCTCGGCCAGGTGACGACCGAGACCATGGAGCAGGCCGTCGCCGACGCCGTCCTCGGCCAGGCGGAGGCCGGTGCCGCCCTGGAGCAGGGGCAGTCCCAGGCGACCGAGCTCATGGCGGAGAACGCCGAGAGCTTCGGGGGCTGA
- a CDS encoding FKBP-type peptidyl-prolyl cis-trans isomerase, which yields MRLRLAAALTLTTALVLTGCSDSPEEAEPSPTESAETDAVDQQPEPTEEDVAALEAVTVEGPLGAAPTLTFEMPFQVSAPVARVDVEGEGAPLEEGQRLTLQSTIVSGDDGTVLGSTWETGEIQTLVLGSPEYVNAINDVFEGQNVGVRVLFAAPGSEATAQSEAFPATLMAIEVVDAVDIPTRASGEAVEPAEGLPTVTLADDGEPDIEGLDELEEPSELIVQTLIQGEGPAVTAGQNLTVQYKGWLLDGTVFDSSWEEDRPPFETQIGVGAVVDGWDQGLVGQTVGSQVLLIVPPSLGYGDTDRGTIPAGSTLVFVVDILAAA from the coding sequence GTGCGCCTGCGCCTGGCCGCCGCTCTCACCCTCACGACCGCTCTCGTGCTCACCGGCTGCTCCGACAGCCCCGAGGAGGCCGAGCCGTCGCCGACGGAGAGCGCGGAGACCGACGCGGTCGACCAGCAGCCGGAGCCGACCGAGGAGGACGTCGCCGCGCTCGAGGCCGTCACCGTCGAGGGCCCGCTGGGCGCCGCGCCGACCCTGACCTTCGAGATGCCGTTCCAGGTCAGCGCGCCGGTCGCGCGCGTCGACGTCGAGGGCGAGGGCGCGCCGCTCGAGGAGGGGCAGCGCCTGACGCTCCAGTCGACGATCGTCTCGGGCGACGACGGCACGGTCCTCGGCTCGACGTGGGAGACCGGCGAGATCCAGACCCTGGTGCTCGGCAGCCCCGAGTACGTCAACGCGATCAACGACGTCTTCGAGGGCCAGAACGTCGGCGTGCGCGTCCTGTTCGCCGCGCCCGGCAGCGAGGCCACCGCCCAGTCCGAGGCCTTCCCCGCGACGCTCATGGCGATCGAGGTCGTCGACGCCGTCGACATCCCGACGCGCGCCTCGGGCGAGGCCGTCGAGCCCGCCGAGGGCCTGCCGACCGTGACGCTGGCCGACGACGGCGAGCCGGACATCGAAGGGCTCGACGAGCTCGAGGAGCCCAGCGAGCTCATCGTGCAGACGCTCATCCAGGGCGAGGGTCCGGCCGTCACCGCCGGGCAGAACCTCACGGTCCAGTACAAGGGCTGGCTGCTCGACGGCACCGTCTTCGACTCGTCCTGGGAGGAGGACCGCCCGCCGTTCGAGACGCAGATCGGCGTCGGCGCGGTCGTCGACGGCTGGGACCAGGGGCTCGTCGGGCAGACCGTCGGCAGCCAGGTCCTCCTGATCGTGCCGCCGAGCCTCGGCTACGGCGACACGGACCGCGGCACCATCCCGGCCGGCTCGACCCTGGTGTTCGTCGTCGACATCCTCGCCGCCGCCTGA